Proteins from a single region of Gossypium arboreum isolate Shixiya-1 chromosome 1, ASM2569848v2, whole genome shotgun sequence:
- the LOC128280682 gene encoding uncharacterized mitochondrial protein AtMg00810-like, protein MENMFEMSDLGQMTYFLGMEVFQTENGIFLGQKTFAAKILSKFSMENCKPVSTPVVVGTKLSSQVDNEKHFRAAKRVLRYIKGTLSYGLLYSKTDRLRLVGYTDSDWAGSKDDMKSTSVQKRNWRIFFTKALSLTRFLHLRAEMGVCNMLAKEES, encoded by the exons ATGGAGAACATGTTTGAGATGTCTGACTTAGGCCAAATGACATATTTCCTAGGAATGGAAGTGTTTCAAACTGAAAATGGAATCTTCTTAGGACAGAAAACTTTTGCTGCAAAGATCCTAAGCAAGTTCTCTATGGAGAATTGCAAGCCAGTAAGTACACCTGTGGTTGTTGGAACAAAGTTATCAAGTCAAGTGGATAATGAAAAG CATTTTCGAGCAGCAAAAAGAGTACTTAGGTACATCAAAGGTACCCTGAGTTATGGCCTGTTGTATAGCAAGACTGATAGGCTAAGGCTAGTTGGCTATACTGATAGTGACTGGGCAGGCTCAAAAGATGACATGAAGAGCACTTCAG TTCAGAAGAGAAACTGGCGGATATTTTTTACAAAAGCCCTTAGTTTGACACGATTCCTTCATTTGAGAGCTGAAATGGGAGTATGCAACATGCTAGCCAAGGAGGAGAGTTGA